In Hevea brasiliensis isolate MT/VB/25A 57/8 chromosome 13, ASM3005281v1, whole genome shotgun sequence, a single genomic region encodes these proteins:
- the LOC110659705 gene encoding protein BONZAI 1 isoform X2: protein MVVVYTKAKDGPPTEVFRTEVVLNSLNPTWIMKYAITFQFEVVQTLLFHVYDVDTQFHNVDVKMIKLDEQQFLGEASCALSEILTKSNRSLTLDLVQKEDSTISSHPHHGQLLVHAEECISSKTTTEMILRCSDLEHKDLFSRINPFLVISKTVESGIPIPVCKTEVLKNDHNPIWKPIFLNIQQVGSKDSPLVIEFYNFNSSGKHDLIGEARKSLADLEKLHSSGKGEILFSLNAGGHDRNKVLKSQLFVDKFSESIQYTFLDYLKGGCELNFMVAIDFTASNGNPRLPDSLHYLDPTGRLNAYQQAIVEVGEVLQFYDSDKRFPAWGFGARPIDGPVSHCFNLNGSNNHCEVDGIQGIMMSYSSALLNVSLAGPTLFGPVISTAALIASQSLANGGKKYFVLLIITDGVVTDLQETKDAIVKASDLPLSILIVGVGGADFKEMEILDADKGERLESSTGRVASRDIVQFVSFRHIQGGQISVVQGLLAELPTQFLTYMRSRDIQPNF from the exons ATGGTGGTTGTTTATACAAAAGCAAAAGATGGACCACCTACTGAAGTTTTCCGCACTGAAGTAGTTCTTAATTCATTGAATCCCACATGGATCATGAAATATGCTATCACATTCCAGTTTGAAGTTGTACAAACTTTGCT GTTTCATGTATATGACGTTGACACTCAATTTCACAATGTAGATGTTAAG ATGATCAAGCTAGATGAGCAACAATTCCTTGGTGAAGCGTCTTGTGCATTGTCTGAG ATTTTGACCAAATCAAATAGGTCTCTGACCTTAGATCTCGTCCAAAAAGAAGATTCTACAATATCAAGCCATCCCCATCATGGGCAACTTCTTGTGCATGCTGAGGAATGCATTAGCTCAAAGACTACAACTGAGATGATATTAAGGTGTTCAGATTTGGAGCACAAGGATCTGTTCTCAAGAATT AACCCTTTTCTGGTAATCTCAAAAACTGTTGAGAGTGGGATCCCAATTCCTGTGTGTAAAACAGAAGTCCTAAAGAATGATCACAACCCAATATGGAAACCAATCTTTTTGAATATTCAACAAGTTGGAAGCAAG GATAGCCCACTGGTGATAGAGTTCTACAACTTCAATAGTAGTGGCAAGCATGATTTAATTGG AGAAGCTCGAAAATCCCTAGCAGACTTGGAAAAGCTTCATTCTAGTGGGAAAGGTGAAATTTTATTTTCACTCAATGCTGGTGGACATGATCGCAACAAG GTATTAAAAAGCCAGCTATTTGTGGACAAGTTTTCTGAAAGCATTCAATATACGTTTCTGGATTACCTGAAAGGAGGATGTGAGCTGAACTTCATGGTGGCTATTGATTTCACAG CTTCAAATGGAAATCCCCGCCTCCCTGATTCCTTGCATTATCTTGATCCTACAGGACGATTAAATGCGTACCAGCAA GCAATCGTAGAAGTTGGAGAAGTGTTGCAATTTTATGATTCAGACAAGCGCTTCCCTGCCTGGGGATTTGGAGCACGGCCAATTGATGGTCCAGTTTCTCACTGTTTTAACTTGAATGGAAGCAATAATCACTGTGAG GTTGATGGAATCcaaggaattatgatgtcatatagTAGTGCTCTATTGAATGTTTCTTTAGCGGGTCCAACACTTTTTGGGCCTGTGATAAGCACTGCTGCACTAATTGCTAGCCAGTCTCTCGCAAATGGAGGGAAAAAATACTTTGTTTTGTTAATAATTACG GATGGAGTTGTAACAGATCTCCAAGAAACCAAAGATGCCATAGTGAAGGCGTCTGACCTACCATTATCAATCCTTATTGTTGGAGTTGGAGGAGCCGACTTCAAAGAAATGGAG ATTTTAGATGCTGATAAAGGGGAGAGACTTGAAAGTTCTACTGGACGTGTTGCTTCACGTGATATAGTTCAGTTTGTTTCATTCCGGCACATACAGG GTGGACAAATTTCTGTTGTTCAAGGGCTTCTGGCTGAACTACCGACTCAATTTTTAACCTACATGCGATCCAGGGACATTCAACCAAACTTTTGA
- the LOC110659705 gene encoding protein BONZAI 1 isoform X1: protein MGNCFSDEAGGKAAVGGTSSAAGGGAAAAANDAIDYYFKSRGFHGIFSQIELSFSATKLRDRDVLSKSDPMVVVYTKAKDGPPTEVFRTEVVLNSLNPTWIMKYAITFQFEVVQTLLFHVYDVDTQFHNVDVKMIKLDEQQFLGEASCALSEILTKSNRSLTLDLVQKEDSTISSHPHHGQLLVHAEECISSKTTTEMILRCSDLEHKDLFSRINPFLVISKTVESGIPIPVCKTEVLKNDHNPIWKPIFLNIQQVGSKDSPLVIEFYNFNSSGKHDLIGEARKSLADLEKLHSSGKGEILFSLNAGGHDRNKVLKSQLFVDKFSESIQYTFLDYLKGGCELNFMVAIDFTASNGNPRLPDSLHYLDPTGRLNAYQQAIVEVGEVLQFYDSDKRFPAWGFGARPIDGPVSHCFNLNGSNNHCEVDGIQGIMMSYSSALLNVSLAGPTLFGPVISTAALIASQSLANGGKKYFVLLIITDGVVTDLQETKDAIVKASDLPLSILIVGVGGADFKEMEILDADKGERLESSTGRVASRDIVQFVSFRHIQGGQISVVQGLLAELPTQFLTYMRSRDIQPNF, encoded by the exons ATGGGGAATTGCTTCTCCGACGAGGCCGGTGGAAAGGCGGCTGTCGGTGGCACCTCCAGTGCAGCCGGTGGCGGCGCTGCTGCTGCTGCGAATGATGCCATCGATTACTATTTCAAGTCTCGTGGTTTCCACGGCATCTTTTCTCAGATCGAG CTATCATTTTCAGCTACAAAGTTGCGCGACCGGGATGTGCTATCTAAG AGTGATCCTATGGTGGTTGTTTATACAAAAGCAAAAGATGGACCACCTACTGAAGTTTTCCGCACTGAAGTAGTTCTTAATTCATTGAATCCCACATGGATCATGAAATATGCTATCACATTCCAGTTTGAAGTTGTACAAACTTTGCT GTTTCATGTATATGACGTTGACACTCAATTTCACAATGTAGATGTTAAG ATGATCAAGCTAGATGAGCAACAATTCCTTGGTGAAGCGTCTTGTGCATTGTCTGAG ATTTTGACCAAATCAAATAGGTCTCTGACCTTAGATCTCGTCCAAAAAGAAGATTCTACAATATCAAGCCATCCCCATCATGGGCAACTTCTTGTGCATGCTGAGGAATGCATTAGCTCAAAGACTACAACTGAGATGATATTAAGGTGTTCAGATTTGGAGCACAAGGATCTGTTCTCAAGAATT AACCCTTTTCTGGTAATCTCAAAAACTGTTGAGAGTGGGATCCCAATTCCTGTGTGTAAAACAGAAGTCCTAAAGAATGATCACAACCCAATATGGAAACCAATCTTTTTGAATATTCAACAAGTTGGAAGCAAG GATAGCCCACTGGTGATAGAGTTCTACAACTTCAATAGTAGTGGCAAGCATGATTTAATTGG AGAAGCTCGAAAATCCCTAGCAGACTTGGAAAAGCTTCATTCTAGTGGGAAAGGTGAAATTTTATTTTCACTCAATGCTGGTGGACATGATCGCAACAAG GTATTAAAAAGCCAGCTATTTGTGGACAAGTTTTCTGAAAGCATTCAATATACGTTTCTGGATTACCTGAAAGGAGGATGTGAGCTGAACTTCATGGTGGCTATTGATTTCACAG CTTCAAATGGAAATCCCCGCCTCCCTGATTCCTTGCATTATCTTGATCCTACAGGACGATTAAATGCGTACCAGCAA GCAATCGTAGAAGTTGGAGAAGTGTTGCAATTTTATGATTCAGACAAGCGCTTCCCTGCCTGGGGATTTGGAGCACGGCCAATTGATGGTCCAGTTTCTCACTGTTTTAACTTGAATGGAAGCAATAATCACTGTGAG GTTGATGGAATCcaaggaattatgatgtcatatagTAGTGCTCTATTGAATGTTTCTTTAGCGGGTCCAACACTTTTTGGGCCTGTGATAAGCACTGCTGCACTAATTGCTAGCCAGTCTCTCGCAAATGGAGGGAAAAAATACTTTGTTTTGTTAATAATTACG GATGGAGTTGTAACAGATCTCCAAGAAACCAAAGATGCCATAGTGAAGGCGTCTGACCTACCATTATCAATCCTTATTGTTGGAGTTGGAGGAGCCGACTTCAAAGAAATGGAG ATTTTAGATGCTGATAAAGGGGAGAGACTTGAAAGTTCTACTGGACGTGTTGCTTCACGTGATATAGTTCAGTTTGTTTCATTCCGGCACATACAGG GTGGACAAATTTCTGTTGTTCAAGGGCTTCTGGCTGAACTACCGACTCAATTTTTAACCTACATGCGATCCAGGGACATTCAACCAAACTTTTGA